From one Catenuloplanes nepalensis genomic stretch:
- a CDS encoding FmdB family zinc ribbon protein, translated as MPTYQYACTECGHQLEAVQSFSDEPLTECPACQGRLRKLFNSVGIVFKGSGFYRTDSRGGGTSAESGKPAASTAESKTSSETKSSSESAAKPAAAASTGSSTTTSSSTASSGS; from the coding sequence GTGCCCACCTACCAGTACGCCTGCACCGAGTGCGGCCACCAGCTCGAGGCGGTGCAGTCGTTCAGCGACGAGCCGCTGACCGAGTGCCCGGCCTGCCAGGGGCGCCTGCGCAAGCTGTTCAACTCGGTGGGCATCGTGTTCAAGGGCTCCGGGTTCTACCGCACCGACTCGCGCGGCGGCGGCACCTCGGCCGAGTCCGGCAAGCCGGCCGCGTCCACCGCCGAGTCGAAGACCTCCTCGGAGACGAAGAGCTCCTCGGAGAGCGCGGCGAAGCCCGCGGCGGCCGCCTCCACCGGCTCCTCGACGACCACGTCCAGCAGCACGGCATCCAGCGGCTCGTAA
- a CDS encoding translation initiation factor 2 — protein sequence MSTPDDHSPWRDVSGSPPSAAETGYTGPPPQEHPAPDWQPPTLRPAPPPRRLPGQDVHAIEAAESRARGLSYGVGIGALVVMVIALCAICGRLLF from the coding sequence GTGAGCACTCCCGACGATCACAGCCCCTGGCGGGACGTCTCCGGCTCTCCCCCGTCCGCCGCGGAGACCGGATACACCGGCCCGCCGCCGCAGGAGCATCCGGCGCCGGACTGGCAGCCGCCCACGCTGCGGCCGGCCCCGCCCCCGCGCCGGCTGCCCGGCCAGGACGTGCACGCGATCGAGGCGGCCGAGTCCCGCGCACGCGGTCTGAGCTACGGCGTCGGGATCGGCGCGCTCGTGGTGATGGTCATCGCACTGTGCGCGATCTGCGGGCGTCTCCTCTTCTGA
- a CDS encoding PHP domain-containing protein, which yields MTAPRIDLHTHSTASDGTLRPADLVRAGAAAGLAVMAITDHDTTAGWAEAAQARPDGLTLIRGAEISCWWRGEAAGIGLHLLAYLIDPADAALTGELTRVRADRERRGEAIVDLLRADGIDVSWSEVMEYAAGGSVGRPHIAAALIRAGLVTTTSEAFGPQWLGRRYRLPKADIDVFTAVRLVRAAGGVPVLAHPRATRRGRIVPDSLIGELAGAGLFGLEADHEDHSPDERAYVRRLADRLGLVVTGSSDFHGTHKTVRLGAFTTAPETLDKIVASASGVPPL from the coding sequence GTGACCGCACCCCGCATCGACCTGCACACCCACTCCACCGCCAGTGACGGCACGCTCCGCCCGGCCGATCTGGTCCGGGCCGGCGCCGCCGCCGGGCTGGCCGTGATGGCGATCACCGACCACGACACCACGGCCGGCTGGGCCGAGGCGGCGCAGGCGCGCCCGGACGGGCTGACGCTGATCCGGGGCGCGGAGATCTCCTGCTGGTGGCGCGGCGAGGCGGCGGGGATCGGGCTGCACCTCCTGGCGTACCTGATCGATCCGGCGGACGCGGCGCTGACCGGCGAGCTGACCCGGGTGCGGGCCGACCGGGAGCGGCGCGGCGAGGCGATCGTAGACCTGCTGCGCGCCGACGGCATCGACGTGAGCTGGTCCGAGGTGATGGAGTACGCGGCCGGCGGCTCGGTCGGGCGCCCGCACATCGCGGCCGCACTGATCCGGGCCGGGCTGGTCACCACCACGTCCGAGGCGTTCGGCCCGCAGTGGCTCGGCCGCCGCTACCGGCTGCCGAAGGCGGACATCGACGTCTTCACGGCGGTGCGCCTGGTCCGCGCGGCCGGGGGTGTGCCGGTCCTGGCCCACCCGCGGGCCACCCGGCGCGGCCGGATCGTGCCGGACTCACTGATCGGGGAACTGGCCGGCGCCGGGCTGTTCGGGCTGGAGGCCGACCACGAGGACCACTCGCCGGACGAGCGCGCGTACGTGCGGCGGCTCGCGGATCGGCTGGGTCTGGTGGTGACCGGCTCGTCGGACTTCCACGGCACGCACAAGACGGTGCGGCTGGGCGCGTTCACCACCGCGCCGGAGACACTGGACAAGATCGTGGCATCGGCGTCCGGGGTCCCGCCGCTCTGA
- a CDS encoding UTP--glucose-1-phosphate uridylyltransferase encodes MTTTDTPQAVPGRRAVKAVIPAAGLATRFLPATKAVPKELLPVVDRPVLQFIVEEAAAAGITDVLLVTGRGKTSMVDHFDRRPDIEERLRTKGDDKRLHEVRRTSDLADIYTVRQGEPLGLGHAVGTAASHVGEEPFAVLLGDEFVEQDKPLLPAMLDLQARTGGIVLAFIEVPDDEVSRYGIASVAPAEGFSEHGEVVRVTGLVEKPKKEESPSNYAVVGRYVLPGKIFDVIKETKPGSGGEIQLTDAMATLLAEGVPVHGIVYRGIRYDTGMPLGYLQTVVQLAAQREDIGPAFRAWLGDYVGGQTG; translated from the coding sequence ATGACCACGACAGACACCCCGCAGGCCGTCCCCGGCCGCCGAGCCGTCAAGGCGGTCATCCCCGCCGCCGGACTCGCGACCCGGTTCCTGCCCGCGACCAAGGCCGTACCCAAGGAACTCCTGCCAGTGGTCGACCGGCCGGTGCTGCAGTTCATCGTGGAGGAGGCCGCCGCCGCCGGCATCACCGACGTGCTGCTGGTCACCGGCCGCGGCAAGACCTCGATGGTCGACCACTTCGACCGCCGTCCGGACATCGAGGAGCGCCTGCGCACCAAGGGTGACGACAAGCGGCTGCACGAGGTGCGCCGCACCAGCGACCTCGCGGACATCTACACGGTGCGCCAGGGCGAGCCGCTCGGCCTCGGCCACGCGGTCGGCACCGCGGCCTCGCACGTCGGCGAGGAGCCGTTCGCGGTGCTGCTCGGCGACGAGTTCGTCGAGCAGGACAAGCCGCTGCTGCCCGCCATGCTGGACCTGCAGGCCCGCACCGGCGGCATCGTGCTCGCGTTCATCGAGGTGCCGGACGACGAGGTCTCGCGGTACGGCATCGCGTCCGTCGCGCCGGCCGAGGGCTTCTCCGAGCACGGCGAGGTGGTCCGGGTGACCGGCCTGGTCGAGAAGCCGAAGAAGGAGGAGTCCCCGAGCAACTACGCGGTCGTCGGCCGGTACGTGCTGCCCGGGAAGATCTTCGACGTCATCAAGGAGACGAAGCCCGGCAGCGGCGGCGAGATCCAGCTCACCGACGCGATGGCCACGCTGCTCGCCGAGGGCGTGCCGGTGCACGGCATCGTCTACCGCGGCATCCGGTACGACACCGGCATGCCGCTCGGCTACCTGCAGACCGTGGTCCAGCTCGCGGCCCAGCGAGAGGACATCGGCCCGGCGTTCCGCGCCTGGCTGGGCGACTACGTCGGAGGACAAACCGGATGA
- a CDS encoding GNAT family N-acetyltransferase, with protein MLADGPVLLRPYRRSDADAWSEVRIANRAWLAPWESAPPGPWHELNSTAAYRYVYQDMRRSARRGESMPFAVCLREPGQPERLVGHINLGNIVRRAFCSAYVGYWVDSRVAGQGIIPTALALTVDHAFGPAGLHRVEVNIRPENKPSRRVVEKLGFREEAYHARYMHIDGAWRDHIGYSLTSEDVGTEGGLLRRWHRLRQHTA; from the coding sequence ATGCTGGCCGACGGGCCGGTGCTGCTCCGGCCGTACCGGCGCTCCGACGCGGACGCCTGGTCCGAGGTCCGCATCGCGAACCGGGCCTGGCTGGCGCCGTGGGAGTCGGCACCGCCCGGCCCGTGGCACGAGCTCAACTCCACCGCCGCGTACCGGTACGTGTACCAGGACATGCGCCGGTCCGCGCGGCGCGGCGAGAGCATGCCGTTCGCGGTCTGCCTGCGCGAGCCCGGTCAGCCGGAGCGCCTGGTCGGGCACATCAACCTGGGCAACATCGTGCGACGCGCGTTCTGCTCCGCGTACGTCGGCTACTGGGTCGACTCACGCGTGGCCGGCCAGGGCATCATCCCGACCGCGCTGGCGCTCACCGTGGATCACGCGTTCGGCCCGGCCGGGCTGCACCGGGTCGAGGTCAACATCCGCCCGGAGAACAAGCCGTCCCGGCGCGTCGTGGAGAAGCTCGGTTTTCGTGAGGAGGCTTACCATGCGCGCTACATGCACATCGACGGCGCGTGGCGAGATCACATCGGATACTCGCTGACCAGCGAGGATGTCGGGACCGAGGGTGGTCTGCTGCGCCGCTGGCACCGGCTGCGCCAGCACACCGCATGA
- a CDS encoding 5-formyltetrahydrofolate cyclo-ligase produces the protein MPDFSDRDDFAVKAGKSAVRGRLLAARRALPEESRRAAAARVRLALGDLIAAERPAVAAAYVPVGAEPGGAGLPDALTRMLHPHGRLLLPVLLPDLDLDWAEYAGPASLTPTGRGLREPSGRRRGPDALTDAELVIVPALAVDHRGVRLGRGGGSYDRALARCASALVVALLHDDELVAELPWEPHDRRVQAVITPAGGLVRVG, from the coding sequence GTGCCGGATTTTTCGGATCGAGACGACTTTGCGGTAAAGGCCGGGAAGAGCGCTGTCCGGGGGCGCCTACTGGCCGCCCGGCGGGCGCTGCCGGAGGAGAGCCGCCGTGCCGCGGCCGCGCGGGTGCGCCTCGCGCTGGGCGACCTGATAGCGGCGGAGCGGCCCGCCGTGGCCGCCGCGTACGTACCGGTCGGCGCGGAGCCGGGCGGTGCCGGGCTGCCGGACGCGCTCACCCGGATGCTGCATCCGCACGGGCGGCTGCTGCTCCCCGTGCTGCTGCCCGACCTCGACCTCGACTGGGCCGAGTACGCGGGGCCCGCCTCCCTCACGCCGACCGGGCGCGGCCTGCGCGAACCCTCCGGCCGGCGGCGCGGGCCGGACGCGCTCACGGACGCCGAGCTGGTGATCGTGCCGGCGCTCGCGGTCGACCACCGTGGCGTACGCCTCGGCAGGGGCGGTGGATCCTACGATCGCGCGCTGGCCCGATGCGCGTCCGCGCTGGTGGTGGCGCTGTTGCACGACGACGAGCTGGTCGCGGAGCTGCCCTGGGAACCGCACGATCGGCGCGTGCAGGCCGTGATCACCCCGGCCGGCGGGCTCGTCCGGGTCGGGTGA
- a CDS encoding DUF2231 domain-containing protein — MFETINGMPAHVLLVHAAVVFVPLLALGAIVFAVWPAVRKRIDWAVALLAVVAPLSALFSMISGNAFYEMREADGTPEQFLDQIGEHASYGQRTFFFSLGLGLITGALLFLSRRAGTPKALTIGLSVVAVLLAIVTGYFVVMTGDTGAAMNWKI; from the coding sequence GTGTTCGAGACCATCAACGGCATGCCCGCGCACGTGCTTCTGGTGCATGCGGCGGTCGTCTTCGTGCCCCTGCTCGCGCTGGGGGCGATCGTCTTCGCGGTGTGGCCGGCGGTCCGGAAGCGGATAGATTGGGCGGTCGCGCTGCTCGCGGTGGTGGCGCCGCTCTCCGCGCTGTTCTCGATGATCTCCGGTAACGCGTTCTACGAGATGCGCGAGGCGGACGGCACGCCGGAGCAGTTCCTGGACCAGATCGGCGAGCACGCCTCGTACGGCCAGCGGACGTTCTTCTTCTCGCTCGGCCTCGGCCTGATCACCGGCGCGCTGCTGTTCCTGAGCCGGCGGGCCGGCACGCCGAAGGCGCTCACCATCGGGCTGAGCGTGGTCGCGGTGCTGCTCGCGATCGTCACCGGCTACTTCGTGGTGATGACCGGCGACACCGGCGCCGCGATGAACTGGAAGATCTAG
- a CDS encoding MarC family protein — translation MDLKLFGEVFVTLLVIVDPPGMVPIFLALTGTLPKRDRRKAGRQAVALAFGVIVVFALLGQTLLDYLHVDLPALQGAGGLLLILIALELLTGKTDDVSDRQATSNVALVPLGVPLLAGPGAIVATMLFVQNGDNAADYVAIGAGIVAVMLVVLLVLRFSDVIVRVLRPGGIEVLTRIAGLLLAAIAVQLIADSVAAFVTQYTNAL, via the coding sequence GTGGATCTCAAGCTGTTCGGCGAGGTGTTCGTCACCCTGCTGGTCATCGTGGACCCGCCGGGGATGGTGCCGATCTTCCTCGCGCTGACCGGCACGCTGCCGAAGCGCGACCGGCGCAAGGCCGGGCGGCAGGCGGTCGCGCTGGCCTTCGGCGTCATCGTCGTGTTCGCGCTGCTCGGCCAGACGCTGCTCGACTACCTGCACGTGGACCTGCCCGCGCTGCAGGGCGCCGGCGGCCTGCTGCTGATCCTCATCGCGCTGGAGCTGCTCACCGGCAAGACCGACGACGTCTCCGACCGGCAGGCCACCTCGAACGTGGCGCTGGTGCCGCTGGGCGTACCGCTGCTGGCCGGCCCCGGCGCGATCGTCGCCACCATGCTGTTCGTCCAGAACGGTGACAACGCCGCGGACTACGTGGCGATCGGCGCCGGGATCGTGGCCGTGATGCTCGTGGTGCTGCTGGTCCTGCGCTTCTCCGACGTTATCGTCCGGGTGCTCCGGCCGGGCGGCATCGAGGTGCTGACCAGGATCGCCGGTCTGCTGCTGGCCGCGATCGCGGTGCAGCTCATCGCGGACTCGGTGGCGGCGTTCGTCACGCAGTACACGAACGCGCTGTAG
- a CDS encoding Fur family transcriptional regulator — MPTADEQLRTHGLRVTRPRLAVLDVLATGGHLEVEEIARQVRLRLDSVSTQAIYDVLGALSRAGLARRLEPAGSPARYEARTGDNHHHVVCRGCGQVADVDCVVGDAPCLDPDDASGFEVDEAEVTFWGLCPICQTRRSAEQ, encoded by the coding sequence ATGCCGACCGCGGACGAGCAGCTGCGCACGCACGGGCTGAGGGTCACCCGCCCCCGGCTCGCCGTGCTCGACGTGCTCGCCACCGGCGGCCACCTGGAGGTCGAGGAGATCGCCCGGCAGGTCCGGCTGCGCCTCGACTCCGTCTCCACCCAGGCGATCTACGACGTGCTCGGCGCGCTCTCCCGGGCCGGCCTCGCCCGCCGCCTCGAACCGGCCGGCAGCCCGGCCCGCTACGAGGCCCGCACCGGCGACAACCACCACCACGTGGTCTGCCGCGGCTGCGGCCAGGTCGCGGACGTCGACTGCGTGGTCGGCGACGCCCCCTGCCTGGACCCGGACGACGCCTCCGGCTTCGAGGTCGACGAGGCCGAGGTCACCTTCTGGGGCCTCTGCCCCATCTGCCAGACCCGCCGCTCCGCCGAGCAGTAA
- a CDS encoding GGDEF domain-containing protein, with protein sequence MTLRGRLTSAFLAVVLGPVLLGAVFVGGAVDALGRDRAHERLDLAAGAVRTEVGALCERLSASADALAVLPDPGQRAGLAELVVSRGLASAVQVVDATGAPQLTTAGMPASPWADCAAPATSGAPPRAITARVEIRDVFGLRVAVVYVVQALDGTLVRRLAAATGGGVTLLDDAAGTAPRAGGEAAGPASVRWLTGDGTAISGDGRYVRRLGPVPGQPLPLAVSVPGPDRRDLFAVLLGIVLLAGALAVLAAAALARSTTRPLAELVRAADRVAGGDLDTRVPVRGHDEVARLGGAFNRMTRETQAYVQALTAGRDQLRRNLRTLGETLSGTHDLDRILRVLLRTAMVATGARAGLVLLHDPETGHLVGRCADGLGDRTPHAEPAALRIAVGRGLLGAVAATAEPRRGRVHPDGGPLCPEEPRCRTYVAVPFCPPHDDAAGERGPAATGVLALYDRLGADDFDDVDLGTLRTFAGQAAVAVENVRVHEEAQRLSLTDPVTGLWNYRYLQESIRREVERASRFGRTLAVLVLDLDHFKAVNDTHGHAVGDAVLVEFARRVRAGLREVDLAFRQGGEEFVVLLPETDAGGAATVAERLGAAVRDSPVPVGEGLRVPVTVSIGIAVYPRHGGHAQRVLDAADEAVYAAKAAGRDTYRVCAPPPAREPAAVTVPAVPLLALDSELDVRVNPVSVAGEADGADDEGAAATTSGVPSGPQTPRQSRGR encoded by the coding sequence GTGACCCTGCGCGGACGGTTGACCTCCGCCTTCCTCGCGGTGGTGCTCGGCCCGGTGCTGCTCGGTGCCGTCTTCGTCGGCGGCGCGGTGGACGCACTCGGCCGGGACCGGGCGCACGAGCGGCTCGACCTGGCCGCCGGCGCGGTCCGGACCGAGGTCGGCGCGCTCTGCGAACGGCTCTCCGCCAGCGCGGACGCGCTCGCCGTGCTCCCCGACCCGGGCCAGCGCGCCGGCCTGGCCGAGCTGGTCGTCTCGCGCGGCCTGGCCAGCGCGGTGCAGGTGGTGGACGCGACCGGCGCGCCGCAGCTGACCACCGCGGGCATGCCCGCGTCGCCGTGGGCCGACTGCGCCGCGCCGGCGACGTCCGGCGCGCCGCCGCGCGCGATCACCGCCCGGGTGGAGATCCGGGACGTGTTCGGCCTGCGGGTGGCCGTGGTCTACGTGGTGCAGGCGCTGGACGGGACGCTGGTGCGCCGGCTGGCGGCCGCGACCGGCGGCGGCGTCACGCTGCTGGACGACGCCGCGGGCACGGCGCCGCGCGCCGGCGGGGAGGCGGCCGGCCCGGCGTCGGTGCGCTGGCTGACCGGCGACGGCACCGCGATCTCCGGCGACGGCCGGTACGTGCGCCGCCTCGGCCCGGTCCCCGGCCAGCCGCTGCCGCTGGCCGTCTCGGTGCCCGGCCCGGACCGCCGCGACCTCTTCGCCGTGCTGCTCGGCATCGTGCTGCTGGCGGGCGCGCTCGCGGTGCTGGCCGCCGCCGCGCTGGCCCGCTCCACCACCCGCCCGCTGGCCGAGTTGGTCCGGGCCGCGGACCGGGTGGCCGGCGGCGACCTGGACACGCGCGTGCCGGTGCGCGGCCACGACGAGGTGGCCCGGCTCGGCGGCGCGTTCAACCGGATGACCCGGGAGACCCAGGCGTACGTGCAGGCGCTCACCGCCGGCCGCGACCAGCTGCGCCGCAACCTGCGCACGCTCGGCGAGACGCTGTCCGGCACGCACGACCTGGACCGCATCCTGCGGGTGCTGCTGCGCACCGCGATGGTCGCGACCGGCGCGCGGGCCGGCCTGGTGCTGCTGCACGACCCGGAGACCGGCCACCTGGTCGGCCGGTGCGCGGACGGGCTCGGCGACCGGACGCCGCACGCGGAGCCGGCCGCGCTGCGGATCGCGGTCGGGCGCGGCCTGCTCGGCGCGGTGGCCGCGACCGCGGAGCCGCGCCGCGGGCGGGTGCACCCGGACGGCGGGCCGCTCTGCCCCGAGGAGCCGCGCTGCCGCACCTACGTGGCGGTGCCGTTCTGCCCGCCGCACGACGACGCGGCCGGCGAGCGCGGACCGGCCGCGACCGGGGTGCTGGCGCTCTACGACCGGCTCGGCGCGGACGACTTCGACGACGTGGACCTAGGCACGCTGCGCACGTTCGCCGGGCAGGCCGCGGTCGCGGTGGAGAACGTGCGCGTGCACGAGGAGGCGCAGCGGCTCTCGCTCACCGACCCGGTCACCGGCCTGTGGAACTACCGCTACCTGCAGGAGTCGATCCGGCGCGAGGTGGAGCGGGCCAGCCGGTTCGGGCGCACGCTCGCCGTGCTGGTGCTGGACCTGGACCACTTCAAGGCGGTCAACGACACGCACGGGCACGCGGTCGGCGACGCGGTGCTGGTCGAGTTCGCCCGGCGGGTACGGGCCGGGCTGCGCGAGGTCGACCTGGCGTTCCGGCAGGGCGGCGAGGAGTTCGTGGTGCTGCTGCCGGAGACGGACGCGGGCGGCGCGGCCACGGTCGCGGAGCGGCTCGGCGCGGCGGTGCGGGACAGCCCGGTGCCGGTCGGCGAAGGGCTGCGGGTGCCGGTCACGGTGTCCATCGGGATCGCGGTCTACCCGCGGCACGGCGGGCACGCGCAGCGCGTGCTGGACGCGGCGGACGAGGCGGTCTACGCGGCGAAGGCGGCCGGGCGGGACACGTACCGGGTGTGTGCACCGCCACCGGCGCGCGAGCCGGCGGCGGTGACGGTGCCGGCCGTACCGCTGCTGGCGTTGGATTCTGAGCTTGATGTCCGTGTTAATCCCGTTTCGGTGGCGGGTGAGGCCGATGGGGCAGATGATGAGGGGGCAGCCGCGACGACCTCCGGCGTGCCGTCGGGACCGCAGACGCCGCGGCAGAGCCGTGGCCGATAG
- a CDS encoding molybdopterin molybdotransferase MoeA, whose translation MTATADAEAAANELTPLADYLGSVLRRLRPLPPLDLDLTQAYGNVLAEDVTSPHPVPAFDQAAIDGYAARWEDIAAAGRSGSHPAFGMHEGRVPDPRPVRLNVVGDLGAASWRPVRLTPGACFSVAAGSPLPMGADVVVPVPWTDQGMAAVEIFQAPKRGYGLRRAGEELPAGSVLARAGSYVSPALVAVFAASGIGHVVVRPSPRVVVVATGDELVEVGRASQPGQVVDANSHALTAAAVEAGSLAYRLGICDDDPEGLRALLEDQTLRADLLITTGGTGTGPGDMVRRILSRRDVGRTGPVTFTDVALYPGTALGFGTVGAEEVPIICLPGDPGAALVGFEVLARPAIQLLAGAEPVFRPSVRAHLLETVSSPAGLREFRPAHVAERRGGGYTVQPLAGGPYTLSGMSEANGLLVLGERVTSAAAGSTVDVLLLDRRR comes from the coding sequence ATGACTGCGACGGCCGACGCCGAGGCGGCCGCTAACGAGCTGACGCCACTCGCCGACTACCTGGGCAGCGTGCTGCGCAGGTTACGGCCGTTGCCCCCGCTCGACCTCGACCTCACCCAGGCGTACGGGAACGTGCTCGCGGAGGACGTGACCAGCCCGCATCCGGTGCCCGCCTTCGACCAGGCGGCCATCGACGGGTACGCGGCGCGCTGGGAGGACATCGCGGCGGCCGGCCGCAGCGGTTCGCACCCCGCCTTCGGCATGCACGAGGGCAGGGTGCCGGACCCTCGGCCGGTCCGTCTCAACGTCGTCGGCGACCTGGGCGCGGCCAGCTGGCGCCCGGTCCGGCTCACGCCCGGCGCGTGCTTCTCGGTCGCGGCCGGTTCGCCGCTGCCGATGGGCGCGGACGTCGTGGTCCCGGTCCCGTGGACCGACCAGGGCATGGCCGCCGTCGAGATCTTCCAGGCCCCCAAGCGGGGGTACGGGCTGCGCCGCGCCGGCGAGGAACTGCCGGCCGGCTCGGTCCTCGCCCGGGCCGGCTCCTACGTCAGCCCGGCCCTGGTCGCGGTGTTCGCCGCGTCCGGGATCGGGCACGTGGTGGTGCGGCCCAGCCCGCGCGTGGTCGTGGTCGCGACCGGCGACGAACTGGTCGAGGTGGGCCGGGCCAGCCAGCCCGGCCAGGTCGTCGACGCGAACTCGCACGCGCTCACCGCGGCCGCGGTCGAGGCCGGCTCGCTGGCGTACCGGCTGGGGATCTGCGACGACGACCCGGAGGGCCTGCGCGCGCTGCTGGAGGACCAGACGCTCCGCGCCGACCTGCTGATCACCACCGGCGGCACCGGAACCGGCCCCGGCGACATGGTCCGGCGGATACTCTCCCGGCGTGACGTCGGGCGCACCGGGCCGGTCACGTTCACCGATGTGGCGCTCTATCCCGGGACCGCACTCGGATTCGGTACGGTCGGTGCCGAGGAGGTGCCGATCATATGTCTGCCCGGGGACCCAGGCGCCGCACTGGTGGGATTCGAGGTGCTAGCCAGGCCGGCGATCCAGCTGCTCGCGGGCGCGGAGCCGGTGTTCCGGCCGAGCGTGCGGGCGCACCTGCTGGAGACCGTCTCGTCGCCGGCCGGCCTGCGCGAGTTCCGGCCGGCCCACGTGGCCGAACGGCGCGGCGGGGGTTACACGGTCCAGCCGCTGGCCGGTGGGCCGTACACGCTCTCCGGCATGTCCGAGGCGAACGGCCTGCTCGTGCTGGGGGAGCGGGTGACCAGCGCAGCCGCGGGCTCCACCGTGGACGTGCTGCTGCTCGACCGCCGGCGGTGA
- a CDS encoding RecB family exonuclease, which translates to MPQRLFVCTPSKLGSFIDCPRRYRYAYVDRPTPPKGPPWGHNSLGASVHTALKNWFDLPADRRRPGVLPTLLKATWVREGYRDVEQEREAWRAALAWLDGYLAGLDPAFEPVGVERTVAARTAVLALSGRTDRIDARVTPDGRRELVIVDYKTGRSGADPDDARGSQALALYAFAAEKVFHAPCHRVELHHLPSGTIAAHEHTDESLARQVRRAEDTAGDIMAAEAALAGGADPDEAFPTAPGRLCSWCDFRAVCPAGATAEPKDPWSAVESTLRTDPAPRPRPAGD; encoded by the coding sequence ATGCCGCAGCGGCTCTTCGTCTGCACGCCCAGCAAGCTCGGGTCGTTCATCGACTGCCCCCGGCGGTACCGGTATGCGTACGTCGACCGCCCCACGCCGCCGAAGGGCCCGCCGTGGGGCCACAACTCGCTCGGCGCGAGCGTGCACACCGCGCTGAAGAACTGGTTCGATCTGCCCGCCGATCGCCGCCGTCCCGGCGTGCTCCCGACACTGCTCAAGGCCACGTGGGTACGGGAGGGGTACCGCGACGTCGAGCAGGAGCGCGAGGCGTGGCGGGCCGCACTGGCCTGGCTCGACGGCTACCTCGCCGGCCTCGACCCGGCGTTCGAGCCGGTCGGCGTCGAGCGGACCGTGGCCGCCCGCACCGCCGTACTCGCGCTGAGCGGCCGTACCGACCGGATCGACGCGCGCGTCACCCCGGACGGCCGCCGCGAGCTGGTCATCGTCGACTACAAGACCGGCCGGTCCGGCGCCGACCCGGACGACGCCCGCGGCTCCCAGGCACTGGCGCTCTACGCTTTCGCCGCCGAGAAGGTCTTCCACGCGCCCTGCCACCGGGTCGAGCTGCATCACCTGCCGAGCGGCACGATCGCCGCGCACGAGCACACCGACGAGTCGCTGGCCCGCCAGGTCCGCCGTGCCGAGGACACCGCCGGAGACATCATGGCCGCGGAGGCCGCGCTGGCCGGCGGCGCCGACCCGGACGAGGCGTTCCCCACCGCACCCGGGCGCCTCTGCTCCTGGTGCGACTTCCGCGCGGTCTGCCCGGCCGGCGCCACCGCCGAGCCGAAGGACCCGTGGTCCGCCGTCGAGTCGACGCTCCGCACCGACCCCGCCCCGCGCCCCCGCCCCGCCGGCGACTGA